CGCCTTCACCGACGAGTTGCGGTCGCTagatttgtaaatttctaCAAAAAAGTGAGTAAACCAGCAGTGGCCGCCACTAAAACTGAATAAAAAGCAAGCTAATTGTGTCCCTTACCTTTCAGCCCAATAAAATGGAGAACGACGCCGGTGAGAATGTTGATCTGTACGTGCCCCGCAAATGGTAAGTGAAACACGTGTTCCCCGCACAATTTGCCGAATGGATTACTGACCAGCCGATACCCTTCCCTGCAGCTCGGCGTCCAACAGGATCATCCACGCCAAGGATCACGCCTCCGTGCAGCTGAGCATCGTGGATGTGGACCCCGAGACCGGTCGCCAGACCGACGGTTCCAAGACCTACGCCATCTGCGGCGAGATCCGTCGCAT
The sequence above is a segment of the Drosophila melanogaster chromosome 2L genome. Coding sequences within it:
- the RpS21 gene encoding ribosomal protein S21, isoform B gives rise to the protein MENDAGENVDLYVPRKCSASNRIIHAKDHASVQLSIVDVDPETGRQTDGSKTYAICGEIRRMGESDDCIVRLAKKDGIITKNF
- the RpS21 gene encoding ribosomal protein S21, isoform E — encoded protein: MENDAGENVDLYVPRKCSASNRIIHAKDHASVQLSIVDVDPETGRQTDGSKTYAICGEIRRMGESDDCIVRLAKKDGIITK